The following is a genomic window from Burkholderiales bacterium.
TGCTCGTGTTTATCATCGTTTTCATCCAGAAGCGGCCGCAGGGTCTGTTCGCGCTCAAGGGCCGCATGGTGGAAGCGTGAGCCGCGGCATCGGTCGCGGCCTGCGCCAGCTTTATGGCAGGCAAGGCTGGGGTTTGCTGACGCTGTTCGCAGCGACCGTTTTTATCGTCTTTCCGGTCGCGAATTTCGCGCTGCCCGCCGACAGCGCGTTTCACATCTCCGACTATGCGGTCGCGCTGATCGGCAAGATCATGTGTTTTGCCATCGTCGCGCTGGCGATGGATCTGGTCTGGGGCTACGCGGGCATCCTGAGCCTGGGACACGGGCTGTTTTTTGCCCTCGGCGGCTATGCCATGGGCATGTATCTGATGCGCTCGATCGGACGCGAAGGCGTGTATCAGAGCGACCTGCCGGACTTCATGGTGTTCCTCGACTGGAAGGAATACCCGTGGTACTGGTACGGCACCGATCACTTCTGGTTCGCGGCCCTGCTGGTCGTGCTTGTGCCCGGCGTGCTGGCCTTCGTGTTCGGCTATTTCGCCTTCCGCTCGCGGATAAAAGGCGTGTACTTTTCGATCATCACGCAGGCATTGACGTTTGCCTTCATGCTGCTGTTCTTCCGCAACAACACCGGCTTCGGCGGCAACAACGGCTTCACCGATTTCAAACGCATACTGGGATTCGCGATTGCCACGCCGGAAACGCGTATGGCGCTGTTT
Proteins encoded in this region:
- the urtC gene encoding urea ABC transporter permease subunit UrtC; protein product: MGRGLRQLYGRQGWGLLTLFAATVFIVFPVANFALPADSAFHISDYAVALIGKIMCFAIVALAMDLVWGYAGILSLGHGLFFALGGYAMGMYLMRSIGREGVYQSDLPDFMVFLDWKEYPWYWYGTDHFWFAALLVVLVPGVLAFVFGYFAFRSRIKGVYFSIITQALTFAFMLLFFRNNTGFGGNNGFTDFKRILGFAIATPETRMALFAATGFALIATLLLARAIVTSKFGRVLTAIRDAESRVMFSGYDPLHYKLFIWTLSAVICGIAGALYVPQVGIINPSEMSPANSIEIAMWVAVGGRGTLVGALLGAGLVNGAKSWFTVAFPEYWLFFLGALFVVVTLFMPRGVIGLLSARTRR